A window of Peptococcus niger genomic DNA:
CATTCATTCGGCACATACTTGATATCTACTTGTACTTTATGCCCCGGGTATTCTCCGTCCATTCTTTTGTAGTTTGTATAGCTCTTCCTGTGTATTGTCGGCTTCTTGTAACCTTTCTTGCGTATCTGCCGACACATGCTGCCGAAGCTTCTGGTGTAGCCTTTGCTTAGACATCTTACATAGACTTCTGTCAAACCATAGATTCCGTTACGTTTCAGCATGCGTTTTATGAGGGCGAGTTCATCTTCTGTATGGGCGTTAGGGCTGCAATGAGGCTTCCGGGACTTCAGGGCAAGGCTTCTAACGGTCCCGTCGTACTTTTTTAACTGGCGGTTCGTATGATACTTTCTTGCTGCCTTTGTGACGCCATATTTGATTGCATATTCACATAGACGCTGGCGAAAACGCATTTCTTCGTTTATACTTGCCATGAGAGATACTCCTTTTGATACTTTGTTTTTGGTTGAAACTTATTGTATCAGAGTATATCTCTTTTTTATCTGTTTCTGTAACATATGTCTTATCACATTACATTTGTATTTATCTTTTTCTCTTGCTCTTTATCAAAATATACCGACCGATTTTTATAGTTTATTTTATAATATGATGAATATAAATCTCGAATTTTATATTTAATTTTGGATATACTCATCACTGTCAACAACATCTTTCCCAGCAAACAATAAACTGACCCCAAAAACTAAATCGCTTTTTTCATTATAAATTCATCAAAATTAAGTAACATAATTTTTACTAATACCAAGCAACCATACCTTCATCTCTGAAATCATTAGCTTCAAAGAATTCCGCAAGTTTGGAGAGAGCTTTTTCTGCATAGACATAACCACCATAATCTTTATCAGGATCACAAGCGGGAAATTCTTCCTCAGTATATGGTTCCTCTCCATTTTCAACTCGCATCTTATTTATACTATCTCTCATATCATTAAGTTCTACTCCCAGTATCTCTTGATAGAAATCCTTTTGTGAGCTTTCTTTAAGAAAAACCTTTCTTTCTTTTAAATCTGCGGCAATTATCCCCGGAAATTCAGTTTTCCCTTCAGGATAATATTCATAAACAACTTCCTCATTTGAAAATGAAATCTTCTTTAAAATAACCATTCCAAACCTCTTTTTATTAGTTATAAACAAAAAGCCCCAGTCCCTAAGACCAGAGCTTTTACTTTTTCTATGCCGCCTTGGGAACATTCCCAGCATTATTCTTTTAAACGTTTTTACCCGATTTTGTCCCAGTTGAACTTTTTAAAGTCTTATAACCACCACTCTTAAGCTTTTTTATTTTCTTGAGCTTATTCCCACTCAATCGTTGCCGGGGGTTTGCCGGTGATGTCGAAAACGACGCGGTTGACGCTTTGGACTTCGTTGACGATGCGGCGGGCGATTTTATCGAGGAGCTCGTGGGGGATGGGGTAGTATTCGGCGGTCATGGCGTCGGTGGAAGTGATGGCGCGCAGGCCGATCATATGGCTGTAGGTGCGTTCGTCGCCCATGACGCCGACGGTGCGCACGTCCGGCAGGGTGGCGAAGGCTTGCCAGATTTCACGGGTAAGGCCGGCCTTGTCCAGTTCTTCACGGTAGATGGCGTCAGCTTCACGGAGGATGTCACATTTTTCTTTGGTGACTTCGCCAAGGACGCGGATACCGAGTCCCGGCCCGGGGAAGGGGTGGCGCCAAATGAGGGCAGGGTCAATGCCGAGTTCTAAACCGACCTGGCGGACTTCGTCTTTGAAGAGTTCCCGCAGGGGTTCCAAAACTTTTAAGGTCATGTCTTCGGGCAGACCGCCAACGTTGTGGTGGCTCTTGATGACGGCGGTGTTGGTGCCGCCGCCGCTTTCAATGATATCCGGATAGATGGTACCTTGGCCCAGATAATCGATCTGGCCGATTTTGGCGGCTTCTTCTTCAAAAACGCGGATGAATTCTTCACCGATGATTTTCCGTTTGCGTTCCGGATCGGTAACGCCTTGGAGCTTGCCAAGAAAACGGTCTTCAGCGTTAACCCGGATAAAATTCATATGGAAGTGCTCTTTAAAGACGCTTTCCACCATATCGCCTTCATCTTTACGCATAAGGCCGTGATCGCAGAAAATACAGGTCAATTGGTCACCGACAGCGCGATGAATAAGGACGGCAGCCACGGAGGAATCTACGCCGCCGGACAGGGCACAGATGACCTTTTGATCGCCAACGGTTTGACGAATGGCGTCAACTTGGTAGTCGATAAAGCCGGCCGGGGTCCAGTCCGGGGTCAGGCCAACGCATTTTAAGAGGAAGTTTGAAATAATTTGGGTACCGCCCTGGGTATGGACAACTTCCGGATGAAATTGCAGCCCGTACAGGTGGCGGGCTGGGTCTTCAAAGGCGGCAACCGGGCAATCGACGGTTTTTGCGGTGGCGGTAAAGCCTTCCGGCAACTGGGCGATTTGATCGGTATGGCTCATCCAGCAAACAGCCTCTTTGGGCAAGTCCGTGAACAAGGCGCTATCGCCATAGCTGATCTCGGTTTTCCCGTATTCGCGTTTGGCGGGTTTTTCCAGCTGGCCGCCAAAGGTGTGGCACATGAGCTGGGCGCCGTAGCAAATGCCTAAAACAGGAATCCCGGCGCGAAAAACCTCGTCCGAGAGGCGCGGGGCATCCTCACTCATGGTGGAGGAGGGGCCGCCGGTTAAAATAACCGCTGCCGGCTTCCGGGCTGTGATTTCTGCGGCGGCTTTGGTGTAGGGAATGAGTTCTGAATAAAATCCAATCTCGCGAACGCGGCGGGCGATGAGCTGGTTGTATTGACCGCCAAAGTCGATCACGAGCACAAGCTGTTGGTCTTTTTTCATTGGGCATCTCCTTCGCGAATGACGCAAATATCAGGGAGTTCGCGGTATTGACCGGCATAGTCCAGGCCATAACCGATGACAAATTCATCCGGAATGTCCAAGCCGATGTAATCAATCTCAATGTCCACTTCACGGCGGGACGGTTTGTCTAAGAAGCTGCAATACCGCACGGTAGCCGGGTTATATTGTTGGATATAGGCACCGACGGCCTTTAAGGTGTTGCCGCTGTCGGTAATGTCATCGACAAGGAGGACATCGCAGCCTTCCAGGCTGTCAAAGCTTTGGTATTTAACATTGACCTGGCGCGTGGAAACGGTTCCGTCGCCATAGCTGGAGGCCACCAGGACTTCCAAGCGCACGGGCATGTTTAGGGTGCGAATCAAGTCGGCGGTAAAGACCATGGCGCCTTTCAATAAAGAAATGACCACTAGGGGGCGGTCTGTATTCTTGTCGTAATCGCGGTTAATGGCAGCGCCGATTTCGGCAACTGTTTTGGCAATGGTTTCGCGTGAAACCAGAACTTCTCGGTGACCTTTCAGCATAGATACCCTCCATACAAAAAAAGAATTGCCCCTGCGGGACGAAGTTAGATTGATGAATATAGTCAAGTATAGCATAACAGGTGAAGCCATACAATTGGCGGCTTGGCCCCCTGCTGTGATATAATGGCTTCAATGATTTAAAAGGGATGATGACTGTGACAAGAGATGAAGAAACGCTTTTCCTGCGCTTTCTGCAAGAAGCGGATGCCGAAACCTTACGGCAACATTTAAGGCTCAGGGAGCGTAGCCGCACTAAAACCGGCCTGCGCTTTGATTTTTCCGTCCAAGCGGAAAAAGATAGCGGTTATTTGTGGATTGTGATTGATGAAGAGACGGATGACGTATTGACGGCAGAGATGGACGTCGGTTTTCCCAGCATGATAGGGCTCAATCGCTCGCCACTGGAATTGCGCATTCTATGCGAGCACGTCATGCCTGTTTTTCGCAAGGACCTAGCTCAGGATCCTGCCGCTGACGACTCCGCCAAAAACGAGAACTGCTGAGAATGGAAATACATAAAGCCCGGTCATTGACCGGGCTTTTAGTAACCATAAAATTAATAAGATTTTCTGCGATTATGTTTACGTGCCGCTTCAGATTTCTTTTTGCGCTTAACACTAGGTTTTTCATAATGCTCGCGCTTGCGGCATTCGGATAAAACGCCGGATTTCTGACAGGAACGCTTAAAACGGCGCAGGGCGCTATCTAAAGATTCATCTTTACGAACCTTAATTTCAGATGACATGATCTTTTCCCTCCCTCCGCACCAACATCGTTGGCTTCAGGACTTGTTAAATACAACAATAATCATACTACAATTCATGCTGTCGTGCAAGTCTTTCGAAGGGATCTAGCGGGGAAAAGCGCAATTATTTTATCTTCAGCCCGGCGGCCATTGCATGTCTCTGCCGCCCAAGACGTGCAGATGCAAATGACCCACGGATTGACCGCCACGTTCGCCGCTGTTGATGACCAAGCGGTAGCCTTCTTCGGCAATGCCCAGTTTCTGTACAACGGTTTGTGCCGCTTCAAACAAGGCGCTGAGCAAGGCCGTATCGGCCACGTCCAAGTCATTCACACCGCTTACATGGGCCTTTGGCACGCAGAGCACGTGCACCGGCGCCACCGGCGCCGCATCGCGAAAGGCGCAAACCAAATCGTTTTCATAGACCACATCCGGCTCAATCTCATGATTGGCCAGTTTGCAGAAAATACAATCTGCCATAAGTATCCCTCCTAAACAAAGTGTCGCTTACTGACCCCATATCCGTTAACCGTCGGCCTTATCAGCTGAGGTCACCTGTCCCTGCAAAAGATAATCTTTATAGTCGATGATCTCAATTGCAGCCACGGTTTTCGCCGGCGGGGCATCCTGGGGAATATAGACCTTCAAATAATTGGAGCTGTGTCCGGTAACGCCGCCATCCGTATGATGGTCTTCAATGATCACCGACAAGGTTTTGCCGATTTGCGCCCGGGCATAGGCTTCTTTATTTTTGCGCGCAACCACCGCCATCTGCTTGGCCCGGCGGTCTTTGACCTCCGCCGGGACTTGGTCCGGCATAGCCGCTGCCGGCGTGCCTCCGCGCATGGAATATTTAAAAATATGCATGTCGCTGAAAGCCATATCGTTGGCAAAAATCAGGCTCGCGCGAAAGTCGTCATCTGTTTCACCGGGAAAGCCGACCATCAGGTCGGTCGTCACGGCAATACCTGGAATGGCCGCCCGCACCTCCCGCATGATTTGTCGGAAGGCTTCCGTATTGTAGGGCCTGTTCATCGCCGACAGGGTCTTGTCCGCACCGGCTTGCAGCGGAATGTGCAGGTGTCGCGCCATGCGCGGTTCTTCTGCCATCAACCGGATCAGGTCGGGCGTGATTTCCGTGCATTCAATAGACCCCAGCCGCAAGCGCGGCAAATCCGTTTCCGCTAAAATAGCCCGGCACAAGGCCGTCAAATCCCCCGGCTCATCCTGCAAGCCCTGGCCGAAGACGCCAATGTGAATCCCGGTCAAGACCACTTCCCTATAACCGGCGCGGACCAGGTCCTGCACCTGTGAAACCGTGTCCGCCACCCGCCGCGACCGCAAGGGCCCGCGGGCATAAGGGATAATGCAATAACTGCAAAACTGGTTACAGCCTTCCTGGATTTTTACATAAGCACGGCTCCGATCCGACACCTGGGCATGGGTGACCGGTTCAAAGGTATACAGGTCTTCCTCTGACGGCATCAAAATCTGCCGCTCACCGGCCTGGCGATAAGCCTCTACCGCTTCCACAATCCGGCTCCGCTCATTGGTGCCGATAAGCACATCCACCCCTTCAATGCGCGCCACTTCATCGGCAGCCGTTTGGACATAACAGCCACATACGGCAACGATGGCTGCCGGATTTTGCGACACGGCCCGGCGAATCATTTGGCGGGACTTTCGGTCGGATAGGTGGGTCACGGTGCATGTATTGATCACATACACATCCGCAATATCATGAAAGGGCACCACTTCATAGCCGGCCGCAGCAAAAAGCGCCGCCATCATATCGCTGTCGTGCTGGTTGACCTTACAGCCCAGGGTGTGAAAGGCCACCGTTGGCGCCATTGCCCCATAGGGCTGCAGTTCATTGTCTGTAGACATCTACCCGCCCCCTTATAAGAAAAATGTCACCG
This region includes:
- the guaA gene encoding glutamine-hydrolyzing GMP synthase, which produces MKKDQQLVLVIDFGGQYNQLIARRVREIGFYSELIPYTKAAAEITARKPAAVILTGGPSSTMSEDAPRLSDEVFRAGIPVLGICYGAQLMCHTFGGQLEKPAKREYGKTEISYGDSALFTDLPKEAVCWMSHTDQIAQLPEGFTATAKTVDCPVAAFEDPARHLYGLQFHPEVVHTQGGTQIISNFLLKCVGLTPDWTPAGFIDYQVDAIRQTVGDQKVICALSGGVDSSVAAVLIHRAVGDQLTCIFCDHGLMRKDEGDMVESVFKEHFHMNFIRVNAEDRFLGKLQGVTDPERKRKIIGEEFIRVFEEEAAKIGQIDYLGQGTIYPDIIESGGGTNTAVIKSHHNVGGLPEDMTLKVLEPLRELFKDEVRQVGLELGIDPALIWRHPFPGPGLGIRVLGEVTKEKCDILREADAIYREELDKAGLTREIWQAFATLPDVRTVGVMGDERTYSHMIGLRAITSTDAMTAEYYPIPHELLDKIARRIVNEVQSVNRVVFDITGKPPATIEWE
- the hpt gene encoding hypoxanthine phosphoribosyltransferase, producing the protein MLKGHREVLVSRETIAKTVAEIGAAINRDYDKNTDRPLVVISLLKGAMVFTADLIRTLNMPVRLEVLVASSYGDGTVSTRQVNVKYQSFDSLEGCDVLLVDDITDSGNTLKAVGAYIQQYNPATVRYCSFLDKPSRREVDIEIDYIGLDIPDEFVIGYGLDYAGQYRELPDICVIREGDAQ
- the rpsU gene encoding 30S ribosomal protein S21, coding for MSSEIKVRKDESLDSALRRFKRSCQKSGVLSECRKREHYEKPSVKRKKKSEAARKHNRRKSY
- a CDS encoding histidine triad nucleotide-binding protein, with the translated sequence MADCIFCKLANHEIEPDVVYENDLVCAFRDAAPVAPVHVLCVPKAHVSGVNDLDVADTALLSALFEAAQTVVQKLGIAEEGYRLVINSGERGGQSVGHLHLHVLGGRDMQWPPG
- the mtaB gene encoding tRNA (N(6)-L-threonylcarbamoyladenosine(37)-C(2))-methylthiotransferase MtaB — encoded protein: MSTDNELQPYGAMAPTVAFHTLGCKVNQHDSDMMAALFAAAGYEVVPFHDIADVYVINTCTVTHLSDRKSRQMIRRAVSQNPAAIVAVCGCYVQTAADEVARIEGVDVLIGTNERSRIVEAVEAYRQAGERQILMPSEEDLYTFEPVTHAQVSDRSRAYVKIQEGCNQFCSYCIIPYARGPLRSRRVADTVSQVQDLVRAGYREVVLTGIHIGVFGQGLQDEPGDLTALCRAILAETDLPRLRLGSIECTEITPDLIRLMAEEPRMARHLHIPLQAGADKTLSAMNRPYNTEAFRQIMREVRAAIPGIAVTTDLMVGFPGETDDDFRASLIFANDMAFSDMHIFKYSMRGGTPAAAMPDQVPAEVKDRRAKQMAVVARKNKEAYARAQIGKTLSVIIEDHHTDGGVTGHSSNYLKVYIPQDAPPAKTVAAIEIIDYKDYLLQGQVTSADKADG